The Mucilaginibacter terrenus genome has a segment encoding these proteins:
- a CDS encoding SMP-30/gluconolactonase/LRE family protein, with product MKHIAPVILMISLFSLPALAQKSEKLIEVASFGQNQPIGVTVAPSSNRLFVSFPYHEPFLYGLTEIVDGKRVPYPDTAWNHHVLDNPDAHFVNVQDLYADDRNCLWVLDSAPAGGAAVIGNSKAKQGQFKLMKISLDDNAIKRIYTFDDLPKDKSALNDVCVDNSRELAYLSDPGLHAIIVLDLNTGKSRVVLQDDKATLAKPGLKLHLDGKDVVDAQGNPFVSNVNGIALSRDYKYFYFRAINQTKLYRIATDLLTNIKLSDAVLSKKVELAAETGICHGMISDQLGNVYLSDSPNHAIQYLSPDKKLHMLVQDDRIIWPDSFGIGNDGFLYFSASQMNRLPKYNSGEDKVAYPYAVYKVKLPQ from the coding sequence ATGAAACACATTGCCCCAGTTATTTTGATGATAAGCTTGTTTTCCTTACCTGCCTTGGCACAAAAAAGCGAAAAGCTGATAGAAGTGGCATCGTTCGGCCAGAACCAACCAATCGGCGTAACTGTTGCGCCATCAAGCAACCGCCTGTTCGTGTCGTTTCCGTATCATGAGCCCTTTTTGTACGGGCTTACCGAAATAGTGGATGGGAAAAGAGTTCCTTATCCAGACACCGCATGGAACCATCATGTACTTGACAATCCGGATGCGCACTTCGTTAACGTACAAGACCTGTATGCTGATGACCGTAACTGTTTATGGGTGCTGGATTCTGCACCGGCCGGCGGTGCCGCTGTAATAGGGAACTCAAAAGCGAAGCAAGGGCAATTTAAGCTGATGAAGATAAGCCTTGATGACAATGCTATAAAGCGCATTTATACCTTTGATGATCTGCCTAAAGATAAAAGTGCGCTTAACGACGTTTGCGTTGACAACAGCCGTGAGCTGGCTTATTTATCTGACCCCGGTCTGCACGCAATAATTGTGCTGGACCTGAATACAGGTAAGAGCCGGGTAGTGCTGCAGGACGATAAAGCAACCCTTGCAAAGCCTGGCCTGAAGCTGCACCTGGATGGTAAAGATGTGGTGGATGCTCAGGGAAACCCTTTTGTTTCTAACGTGAACGGCATTGCGCTCAGCCGCGACTATAAATACTTTTATTTTCGAGCCATCAATCAAACCAAGCTTTACAGAATAGCAACAGACCTGCTGACAAACATAAAGTTATCAGATGCAGTTCTGTCCAAAAAAGTTGAGCTAGCTGCGGAAACGGGTATTTGTCACGGCATGATAAGCGACCAGTTAGGAAATGTTTACCTGAGCGATTCACCAAATCATGCTATCCAATATCTTTCGCCGGATAAAAAGCTGCACATGCTGGTACAGGACGACCGTATCATTTGGCCAGACTCTTTCGGCATTGGTAATGATGGGTTTCTTTACTTCAGCGCCTCGCAGATGAACAGGTTACCTAAGTATAATAGTGGAGAGGATAAAGTCGCTTATCCGTACGCAGTATACAAGGTTAAACTGCCGCAGTAG
- a CDS encoding penicillin-binding protein 1A, whose protein sequence is MFSSIRNRFLRYLIIFIYFVIIFFCAIELNFLWLFGYSPDMNDIKTPVLSLSSEVYTADGKLIGRFYKENRSPVDYKGISPNLINALVATEDARFYKHHGVDFYGFMTGMLSTAKGDRRGASTITQQLAKNLFNTRKRKSQGVIRHIPILKTVVFKFKEWLTAFKIEHVYSKEQILTMYFNTVPFGNNSYGIKTATLKYFNTTPDKVTPAQSATLVGMLKATSTYNPVSHPDRALDRRNIVLGQMLKYEFLKKPDYDNYSKQPLALDLSYVDNSGQGDSYIRRAVEKWLDKWCKDNNYDLYEDGLKIYTTIDSKLQQYAEEAVADKMKMLQRRFNNLWGNKNPWRDSKGVEIKDFLLKAEQRLPIYKLLTKKYKGDTVEINKYFNAKKRMTVFTWKGDQDTTFSSADSIKYYTKILNTGMMTMEPSTGKIKVWVGGIDHQYFSYDHVNQAKRQAGSTFKPFAYVTALDNGFTPCDKFTDKPVSIKFKDEGKDDIWEPNNADFHFSYREMTLRWAMGKSVNSITAQLTEHVGWDKIVQYAHKLGIESPLKSVPSVSLGSNDVSVYEMVRAYSTFLNKGKKVDPLLVTKITDQRGELIQQFDLKEEQVLSPETAWLMLYMFRGGMEEPGGTSQALWEYPGLWKKDNQIGGKTGTSSDYVDGWYMGITKDLVTGIWVGADDRSVHFTTSETGEGSHTALPIFGEFMEKVYADAKTGYSYGPFPKPWVKITKEYMCPTPHYAEADTASTDSTQMPVDTSTVIQAPATEEAPENNPPPGNK, encoded by the coding sequence ATGTTCAGCAGTATAAGAAACCGGTTCCTCAGATATCTGATCATCTTTATATATTTTGTTATCATCTTTTTCTGTGCCATTGAGTTAAACTTTTTGTGGCTCTTCGGTTACTCGCCGGACATGAACGATATAAAGACACCTGTGCTCTCCCTCTCATCGGAGGTTTACACTGCTGACGGCAAACTAATCGGCCGCTTTTACAAGGAAAATCGTTCACCGGTAGATTATAAAGGCATCTCCCCTAACCTCATAAATGCGCTGGTAGCAACAGAAGATGCCCGTTTTTACAAGCATCATGGGGTAGATTTCTATGGCTTTATGACCGGCATGCTCTCTACCGCAAAAGGTGACAGACGCGGTGCCAGTACCATTACACAGCAGTTAGCAAAAAACCTCTTTAACACACGTAAACGCAAATCACAGGGTGTAATAAGGCATATACCGATACTTAAGACGGTAGTTTTCAAGTTTAAAGAATGGCTTACCGCCTTTAAAATAGAACATGTTTACAGTAAAGAACAGATTCTCACTATGTACTTTAACACTGTTCCGTTTGGTAATAATTCATACGGTATTAAAACGGCTACTTTAAAGTACTTCAACACCACTCCGGACAAGGTTACACCAGCGCAGTCCGCTACACTGGTGGGCATGCTAAAGGCCACTTCTACGTACAACCCGGTTAGTCATCCGGACCGTGCTTTAGACCGCCGCAACATTGTACTGGGGCAAATGCTTAAGTATGAATTTCTGAAGAAACCAGATTACGACAATTACAGCAAACAACCGTTGGCGCTCGATTTGAGCTATGTTGACAACAGCGGACAAGGCGACTCGTACATACGCCGGGCTGTTGAAAAGTGGCTGGATAAGTGGTGCAAGGATAACAACTATGACCTCTACGAAGACGGGCTGAAAATATACACTACTATTGACAGCAAACTACAGCAATATGCCGAAGAAGCAGTGGCTGATAAGATGAAAATGCTTCAGCGCCGCTTTAATAACCTATGGGGCAATAAAAACCCATGGCGCGACAGCAAAGGTGTTGAGATAAAAGACTTTTTGCTGAAAGCAGAACAACGCTTACCTATATATAAGCTGCTAACTAAAAAGTACAAAGGTGATACTGTAGAGATCAACAAGTACTTTAATGCCAAAAAGCGCATGACCGTTTTCACCTGGAAGGGTGATCAGGACACCACATTTTCCAGCGCAGACTCTATTAAATACTACACCAAGATACTGAATACCGGTATGATGACCATGGAGCCATCTACAGGTAAAATTAAGGTTTGGGTTGGCGGTATCGATCATCAGTACTTTAGTTACGATCACGTAAATCAGGCAAAACGCCAAGCAGGTTCTACATTTAAACCTTTCGCTTACGTTACCGCGTTAGATAATGGCTTTACCCCTTGCGACAAGTTTACCGACAAGCCGGTAAGCATCAAATTTAAAGACGAAGGCAAAGATGATATATGGGAACCAAACAATGCCGACTTTCACTTCTCTTACCGCGAAATGACGCTGCGTTGGGCAATGGGAAAATCGGTAAACTCCATTACAGCGCAACTTACCGAGCACGTTGGCTGGGATAAGATTGTGCAATACGCGCATAAACTGGGTATCGAAAGTCCGCTAAAATCCGTACCATCGGTATCGTTAGGATCTAACGATGTTTCGGTGTACGAGATGGTAAGAGCCTACAGCACCTTTTTAAATAAGGGAAAAAAGGTTGACCCGTTGCTGGTAACCAAAATAACTGATCAGCGCGGCGAACTGATTCAACAGTTTGACCTGAAAGAGGAACAAGTGCTGAGCCCTGAAACGGCATGGCTAATGCTCTATATGTTCCGCGGCGGTATGGAAGAACCAGGCGGCACATCTCAGGCGCTTTGGGAGTACCCTGGTTTATGGAAAAAGGATAACCAGATAGGCGGCAAAACCGGCACCTCGAGCGACTACGTTGATGGGTGGTATATGGGTATAACAAAAGACCTGGTTACAGGTATTTGGGTGGGTGCGGATGACCGTAGCGTACATTTTACCACGTCTGAAACCGGTGAAGGATCGCACACGGCACTACCAATCTTCGGCGAGTTTATGGAAAAAGTCTACGCAGATGCAAAAACCGGCTATAGCTATGGGCCGTTTCCTAAACCCTGGGTGAAGATCACCAAGGAGTATATGTGCCCTACGCCGCATTACGCTGAGGCGGATACCGCATCGACCGACAGTACTCAAATGCCTGTGGACACATCGACCGTTATACAGGCCCCGGCGACCGAAGAAGCCCCGGAGAACAATCCGCCGCCAGGTAACAAATAA
- a CDS encoding XRE family transcriptional regulator has protein sequence MSKISSNIKFLRKKKGLTQQQFADQVGIKRSLVGAYEEERAEPKYELLKSLALFFDISIDDFINETIDEKWAPKPKGNPANLRVLSISVDKEDNENIEMVPMKASAGYLNGYADPEYVAALPKFYLPMFKNGTFRAFEIKGDSMLPLPSGSVIIAEYLENWADVKAGETYIVVSKTEGIVYKRAGNKFKENKKLKLISDNPVYDPYEISGEDILEIWKAKAFLSTQLPEPTPEPTMESLTSMMAQMQRSIAGLQTKN, from the coding sequence ATGTCAAAAATTTCATCAAATATTAAATTCCTCCGCAAAAAGAAGGGATTAACACAACAGCAGTTCGCTGATCAGGTAGGCATAAAACGTTCTTTAGTAGGTGCTTACGAAGAAGAACGTGCTGAACCAAAGTATGAACTACTAAAATCATTAGCACTATTTTTTGACATATCAATTGATGATTTTATCAACGAAACTATAGATGAAAAGTGGGCACCCAAGCCAAAAGGCAACCCAGCAAACCTTAGGGTGCTAAGTATTTCGGTAGATAAAGAGGATAATGAAAATATAGAAATGGTACCAATGAAAGCGAGTGCAGGGTATCTTAACGGGTATGCTGATCCGGAATATGTTGCCGCCCTGCCTAAATTTTATCTGCCCATGTTTAAAAATGGCACATTCCGTGCTTTCGAGATCAAAGGTGATTCTATGCTGCCGCTTCCATCCGGTTCTGTTATAATAGCGGAGTACCTGGAGAACTGGGCCGATGTTAAAGCGGGAGAAACCTATATAGTAGTTTCTAAAACTGAGGGTATTGTTTACAAACGTGCCGGCAACAAGTTTAAAGAGAACAAAAAACTAAAGCTGATATCTGATAACCCGGTTTACGATCCTTATGAAATAAGCGGCGAGGATATACTGGAGATATGGAAAGCAAAAGCGTTTTTATCTACCCAGTTGCCAGAGCCAACCCCGGAACCAACTATGGAAAGCCTTACCAGCATGATGGCGCAAATGCAACGCTCAATAGCCGGCTTGCAAACCAAGAACTAA
- a CDS encoding DCC1-like thiol-disulfide oxidoreductase family protein — protein sequence MKTLNNHIILYDAECPMCQAYTKAFTRSGMLDANGRASYQQMPAEVCPVVDRQRAVNEIALVDTRTGEVSYGVESLFKVIGNSVPFLNPLFSFAPFIWIMKKVYAFISYNRRVIIPATHAQDGIQPSFKLGYRLFYLLFTWLLVGSILTVYAHYLTPLVPIGDPLREYYICGGQIVFQGIVISLYAPAKRWDYLGNMMTISFAGALLLLPVILVAKLLGLPALICTLCFLAVAGLMFLEHIRRTKLMQLGWLLTISWVVYRLALLAIILN from the coding sequence ATGAAAACCTTAAATAACCACATCATTCTTTACGATGCCGAGTGCCCCATGTGCCAGGCTTACACAAAAGCGTTCACACGCAGCGGTATGCTTGATGCCAACGGCAGGGCCAGTTACCAGCAAATGCCTGCAGAGGTTTGCCCCGTGGTTGACCGGCAGCGTGCAGTGAACGAGATAGCTTTGGTTGACACCCGCACCGGTGAAGTTAGTTATGGTGTAGAAAGTTTGTTTAAGGTTATCGGCAATAGTGTACCATTTTTAAATCCATTGTTTTCATTTGCTCCATTCATCTGGATCATGAAAAAGGTTTACGCCTTTATATCCTACAACCGCAGGGTAATTATACCTGCAACCCATGCGCAGGATGGCATACAGCCAAGCTTTAAATTGGGTTATCGTTTGTTTTATTTGTTGTTTACATGGTTACTAGTGGGCAGTATACTTACGGTATACGCCCATTACTTAACCCCTTTGGTACCCATTGGCGACCCATTGCGGGAATACTATATCTGTGGCGGGCAGATCGTCTTTCAGGGTATAGTTATCAGCCTGTATGCGCCTGCCAAACGCTGGGACTACCTGGGTAACATGATGACTATCTCTTTTGCAGGCGCGTTATTGCTGCTACCCGTAATACTTGTGGCTAAACTGCTGGGCCTACCTGCACTAATATGTACCTTATGCTTTTTAGCAGTGGCGGGGCTCATGTTTTTAGAGCATATCCGCCGCACAAAACTAATGCAGCTAGGCTGGCTGCTCACCATCAGCTGGGTAGTATACCGTTTGGCGCTGTTGGCGATTATTTTAAACTAA
- a CDS encoding dual specificity protein phosphatase family protein, producing the protein MLEKVKSTWLIVVIFLEKMIDIMHRYIFGLPNVKRSQITANLFLGSQYNLVGLKKLKALGVTAIVNMRIHSVYTEAQYEGFKYLHLPTIDNTPPDLDMLMKGASFIENEIKAGGKVYVHCRQGLGRGPTMAIAYLIKAGATYEDAFKLVQSVRRFINPRPGQRERLKELERVCRLTKSGTKS; encoded by the coding sequence ATGCTGGAAAAAGTTAAAAGCACGTGGCTGATTGTTGTGATTTTTCTGGAAAAGATGATCGACATTATGCATCGGTATATATTTGGCTTGCCTAACGTTAAACGCAGCCAGATAACGGCCAATCTTTTTCTTGGAAGTCAGTATAATTTGGTTGGGTTAAAAAAGCTTAAAGCACTTGGGGTAACCGCTATAGTAAACATGCGCATCCATTCGGTCTATACAGAAGCCCAATACGAAGGTTTTAAATACCTGCACCTCCCTACGATTGATAATACTCCGCCAGACCTCGACATGCTGATGAAAGGCGCAAGTTTTATAGAGAACGAAATTAAAGCCGGTGGCAAAGTTTATGTACACTGCAGGCAGGGACTTGGCCGCGGGCCTACCATGGCTATTGCTTACCTTATAAAAGCCGGAGCCACCTATGAGGATGCGTTTAAACTGGTACAGAGCGTACGGCGATTTATAAACCCCAGGCCGGGGCAGCGCGAACGCTTGAAAGAACTGGAGCGTGTATGCCGCTTAACTAAAAGCGGTACAAAATCTTAA
- a CDS encoding GIY-YIG nuclease family protein, translating to MKRFVYIITDRNRKNLHVGMCTDLLKTIKFYSEMPTLFFDSAQQLNRLVYFEEINTEEQAMERFKQVSTYTRPQKEKMIRAVNTDWVDLTIGLNYESGVKTRPSAFYGRPSIQPSRRLVTF from the coding sequence ATGAAGAGGTTTGTTTATATCATCACTGACAGGAACCGTAAGAACTTACATGTAGGAATGTGCACAGACCTGCTGAAAACCATTAAGTTCTACAGCGAAATGCCGACATTATTTTTTGACAGCGCGCAGCAGTTAAACCGGTTGGTTTATTTTGAAGAGATTAATACCGAGGAGCAGGCCATGGAGCGCTTTAAACAAGTGAGCACTTATACAAGGCCGCAAAAAGAGAAAATGATAAGGGCGGTTAATACCGACTGGGTGGATCTTACAATAGGTTTAAACTACGAAAGCGGGGTAAAAACAAGGCCATCCGCTTTTTACGGACGGCCTTCTATTCAACCTTCTCGCAGGCTGGTTACTTTTTAA
- a CDS encoding diacylglycerol/lipid kinase family protein, whose translation MQPKNIHFIINPASGKEEPILSYINNAIKDTKIAWQVTVTTHEDDIYNTAKKLIGKTDIVVVYGGDGSITKVARALQGTPTPMGIIPGGTANVMSKELGIPQDAKEAIDLIVKGKFKVAEMDMGEANGDSFLLRINLGIMADMIINADPALKSKIGQVAYGITAAKTAAAAEQVSYNMTIDGKVITEEGVSLTVTNAGNMGFGNASLVEGISIFDGWLDVVLLTSADPLSLLQAAGTAFLNIDTDVVKHWRAKEVTIRLNKPTSYICDDCEEKAQKIEIKLLPKALKVLVPSEKNK comes from the coding sequence ATGCAGCCTAAAAACATTCACTTTATTATCAATCCCGCGTCTGGTAAAGAAGAACCCATACTTAGTTACATCAACAATGCCATAAAAGACACCAAAATTGCCTGGCAAGTAACTGTAACCACCCATGAGGACGATATTTATAATACAGCCAAAAAGCTGATCGGGAAAACAGATATAGTAGTTGTTTACGGGGGCGATGGCAGCATAACCAAAGTTGCCAGGGCATTGCAGGGCACTCCTACCCCAATGGGCATTATCCCGGGTGGCACAGCCAACGTTATGTCTAAAGAACTGGGCATACCACAGGATGCTAAAGAGGCTATTGATCTTATTGTTAAAGGAAAATTTAAAGTTGCCGAGATGGACATGGGCGAAGCCAACGGCGACTCGTTCCTGTTACGGATTAATCTCGGCATCATGGCCGACATGATCATTAATGCTGATCCTGCTTTAAAAAGCAAGATAGGCCAGGTAGCATATGGTATAACTGCGGCTAAAACTGCTGCCGCCGCCGAACAGGTAAGCTACAACATGACCATAGACGGAAAAGTAATAACGGAAGAAGGAGTATCATTAACCGTGACAAACGCCGGTAACATGGGTTTTGGCAACGCGAGCCTGGTTGAAGGCATCAGTATATTTGACGGATGGCTGGATGTAGTACTGCTCACCAGTGCCGATCCGCTCTCGTTATTGCAGGCGGCAGGTACAGCTTTCCTGAACATAGATACTGATGTAGTAAAACACTGGAGGGCGAAAGAAGTAACAATCCGGTTAAACAAACCTACTTCCTATATATGTGACGATTGTGAGGAAAAAGCGCAGAAGATTGAAATAAAACTGCTGCCGAAAGCGCTGAAGGTGCTGGTACCATCTGAAAAGAACAAATAG
- the msrB gene encoding peptide-methionine (R)-S-oxide reductase MsrB codes for MKKSILAVLMVSIFGLISCENTNGQAKKQQANRPKSKPAAEWKKTLTPNQYNIMVESGTEPPYKNAYYNNHEKGVYVSAATGDVLFTSDDKFDSGTGWPSFVKPVDPSKVEIVRDNSYGMSRNEVIEKSTGLHLGHVFDDGPANRGGKRYCMNSGALKFIKK; via the coding sequence ATGAAAAAGTCAATTTTAGCCGTACTTATGGTAAGCATCTTTGGGCTTATCAGCTGTGAGAATACAAACGGGCAAGCGAAAAAGCAACAGGCCAACAGGCCGAAGAGCAAACCTGCTGCAGAGTGGAAAAAAACACTAACACCAAACCAGTACAATATAATGGTGGAGAGTGGCACAGAACCGCCTTATAAGAATGCTTATTACAACAACCACGAAAAAGGTGTTTACGTAAGCGCTGCTACCGGCGATGTCTTATTTACATCTGACGATAAGTTTGACAGTGGAACGGGTTGGCCAAGTTTTGTTAAACCGGTTGACCCCAGCAAAGTAGAAATAGTACGCGATAACAGCTATGGCATGTCTCGCAATGAAGTAATTGAGAAGAGCACAGGTTTGCACCTTGGACATGTGTTTGACGATGGCCCTGCCAACCGCGGCGGCAAACGTTACTGCATGAACTCCGGCGCGTTAAAGTTTATTAAAAAGTAA
- a CDS encoding DPP IV N-terminal domain-containing protein: MNKRYSLSIKLPVILLCMVAALLFNHQQAKAQYFGQNKVRYKNLKFKVYKTPHFEIYYYIKNDSLLKRFAQESELWYTLHQQVFRDTFNKPNPIIVYANHPDFQQTTAIDGEIGVGTGGVTEGLKNRVVMPFMETNQTTRHVLGHELVHAFQYHTLLGHDSSSFENIGNLPLWMIEGMAEYLSIGKKDAYTAMWMRDAYLNHDIPTVEALTNSSKYFPYRYGEAFWSFLGSTYGDTIIVPFFKNTARFGLEYGIRRTFGYDHKTLSRLWKNSIENTYKPYLKDTVQKPVGLRVIDDKVGGDLTVAPAVSPDGKYIAFLSSKSLFSIDLYLSDARTGRIITRLTSKTANSHVDEFNFIESAGAWSPDGKRFAFSVFSKGRNRMLVVSVPDGRILNDISMGKAEQFSNLTWSPDGKNVAFQGLSEGQSDLYMYNFDTKSVRQLTNDKFSDYQPSFSRDGRKIIFSSDRTTYDKVLSQEITFNLAELDLASGKVTDINVFNHANNLNPIYSADGTQVFFLSNRDGFRNMYRYTLSSGKLEQMTDLFTGICGITEYSPALSVSANDDVVYSYYRAQKYSIYNAKASEFKPVVVDPGATNFEVAMLPPTRAVGVDLINSNLNNYLAYPKISTDSITSIAYKPKFKMDYLASNGIGASVGSYGTGLSSGVQGVFSDILGRNQIYAGAAVNGEVYDFGGQVVYINQQGRWNFGIGASHIPYQSGTYGVSQTTRQYNGQTVNVLDQHTDIIRTFEDAFQLFTSYPISRSTRVELGTGASRYSYRVDRYSTYYPYDSTGVVYNAIDFEKHKISREQFRGETGYDLVPFTTYQVSTALVGDNSDFGIAAPLNGYRYRIEAQYNLGTYKFFAPTIDLRKYVRVQPVTFAARLYGYGRLGDEARGLYPLFVGYPFLIRGYEAQTFYNSGRVSTNNFTIDQLSGSRIAVANFEMRLPFTGPEKLSVIKSKFLFSDLNIFFDAGLAWNKGDKVQFKSNPELLRVAPVVDQNGAPVIDPTTGNQAVSAVYSRVPALSAGISLRVNFFGYFVLEPYYAFPFNRTDVKKPVFGLTFAPGW; encoded by the coding sequence ATGAATAAACGCTACTCCCTCAGTATTAAGCTTCCTGTTATTTTACTTTGTATGGTTGCGGCTTTGCTGTTTAACCATCAGCAAGCTAAAGCACAATATTTTGGGCAAAATAAGGTCCGCTACAAAAACCTCAAGTTTAAGGTTTACAAAACGCCTCACTTCGAGATTTACTATTACATTAAAAACGACAGCTTACTTAAGCGCTTTGCCCAGGAAAGCGAGCTTTGGTACACGTTACACCAACAAGTTTTCAGGGACACCTTTAACAAGCCAAACCCTATTATTGTATACGCCAATCACCCCGATTTTCAGCAAACCACAGCTATAGATGGCGAGATAGGCGTTGGTACCGGCGGTGTTACCGAAGGCCTTAAGAACAGGGTGGTGATGCCATTTATGGAAACTAACCAAACCACGCGACACGTGCTTGGCCACGAGTTGGTACATGCTTTTCAATACCATACGTTGCTTGGTCATGACTCCTCAAGTTTTGAAAACATCGGCAATTTACCGTTGTGGATGATTGAAGGTATGGCAGAATATCTGTCTATCGGTAAAAAGGATGCGTATACCGCAATGTGGATGCGGGACGCTTATCTCAACCACGACATCCCTACTGTAGAGGCTTTAACCAATAGCAGTAAGTATTTCCCTTATAGGTATGGTGAAGCTTTTTGGTCATTTCTTGGTTCCACTTACGGAGACACCATCATTGTGCCTTTTTTCAAGAACACCGCTCGTTTCGGGTTGGAATATGGCATAAGGCGAACGTTTGGATATGATCATAAAACGCTCTCGCGACTGTGGAAGAACTCTATTGAGAATACTTACAAACCATACCTTAAGGACACCGTACAAAAACCTGTCGGTTTAAGGGTAATAGATGATAAGGTTGGCGGCGACCTTACCGTTGCACCTGCAGTAAGTCCGGATGGTAAGTACATTGCCTTCCTCTCTTCAAAAAGCTTATTCAGTATTGATCTCTATTTGTCTGATGCACGAACGGGGCGCATAATAACCCGGCTCACCAGCAAAACGGCCAATTCACATGTTGATGAGTTTAACTTTATAGAATCGGCCGGTGCATGGTCACCGGACGGGAAACGGTTTGCATTCAGCGTATTTAGTAAAGGACGCAATCGTATGCTGGTCGTTTCTGTTCCGGATGGGCGCATACTGAATGATATCTCCATGGGCAAAGCCGAGCAGTTTAGCAACCTTACCTGGTCTCCGGACGGCAAAAATGTTGCCTTCCAGGGGTTGTCAGAAGGGCAAAGCGATCTGTACATGTATAATTTCGATACGAAGTCAGTAAGACAACTTACCAATGATAAATTTTCAGATTACCAGCCAAGCTTCTCCAGGGATGGCAGAAAGATCATCTTCAGCAGCGATCGTACAACTTATGACAAAGTGCTATCGCAGGAGATCACCTTTAATTTGGCAGAACTTGACCTCGCAAGTGGTAAGGTAACAGACATCAACGTTTTCAACCACGCCAATAACCTCAACCCTATTTACTCTGCTGATGGTACGCAGGTATTTTTCCTGAGCAACCGCGATGGCTTCCGCAATATGTACCGCTACACTTTATCATCAGGGAAGCTGGAGCAAATGACAGACCTGTTCACAGGCATTTGCGGTATTACCGAGTATTCTCCCGCGCTAAGCGTATCTGCTAATGACGACGTGGTTTATTCTTATTACCGTGCACAAAAATACAGCATCTATAACGCAAAAGCGTCGGAGTTTAAACCTGTGGTGGTTGATCCCGGAGCAACCAATTTCGAAGTAGCAATGCTGCCGCCAACACGTGCTGTTGGTGTAGATTTGATAAATTCCAACCTGAATAATTACTTGGCTTATCCTAAGATCTCTACAGATTCTATCACCAGCATTGCTTATAAGCCTAAGTTCAAAATGGATTATCTGGCAAGTAATGGAATTGGTGCTTCAGTAGGTTCGTATGGTACAGGCCTGTCAAGTGGTGTACAGGGTGTTTTTAGCGATATACTTGGCCGGAACCAAATCTATGCAGGTGCGGCGGTGAACGGCGAAGTTTATGATTTTGGCGGACAAGTAGTTTATATTAATCAGCAAGGCAGATGGAACTTTGGCATTGGCGCCTCTCATATACCTTATCAATCCGGCACTTACGGTGTAAGCCAAACCACCAGGCAGTACAACGGGCAAACCGTTAATGTGTTAGACCAGCATACCGATATTATAAGAACTTTTGAAGACGCGTTCCAATTATTTACCTCCTACCCTATATCTCGTTCTACACGTGTAGAGCTTGGTACAGGCGCCTCTCGTTATAGCTACCGGGTAGACAGGTATAGCACCTACTACCCTTATGATTCTACGGGGGTTGTATATAACGCCATAGACTTTGAAAAACATAAGATCTCGCGCGAACAGTTCAGAGGCGAAACCGGCTATGATCTTGTTCCGTTTACTACCTACCAGGTAAGCACGGCGCTGGTTGGCGATAACTCAGACTTTGGTATAGCTGCGCCGCTAAATGGTTACCGCTACCGTATAGAAGCTCAATACAATCTGGGTACATACAAGTTTTTTGCGCCTACTATAGACCTCCGCAAATACGTACGCGTACAACCTGTAACTTTTGCTGCGAGATTGTACGGCTATGGACGTTTGGGTGATGAGGCGAGAGGACTCTATCCCCTGTTTGTTGGCTATCCGTTTCTGATACGAGGGTACGAAGCGCAAACCTTTTACAATTCAGGACGCGTTAGCACCAACAATTTCACTATCGATCAACTATCCGGCAGCCGTATAGCAGTAGCAAACTTTGAAATGAGGCTGCCATTTACCGGTCCCGAAAAGTTGTCAGTTATTAAATCCAAGTTCTTATTCTCTGACCTGAACATATTCTTTGATGCAGGTTTGGCCTGGAACAAAGGTGATAAGGTACAGTTCAAAAGTAATCCTGAGCTGCTGAGGGTAGCCCCTGTGGTTGATCAGAACGGCGCTCCTGTGATAGATCCCACAACGGGCAACCAGGCAGTAAGTGCGGTATATAGCCGTGTTCCGGCATTAAGTGCAGGTATATCACTAAGGGTAAACTTCTTCGGATATTTTGTACTGGAGCCATACTACGCATTTCCGTTCAATCGTACCGATGTTAAAAAACCCGTATTTGGTTTAACCTTCGCGCCGGGCTGGTAA